A part of Candidatus Zixiibacteriota bacterium genomic DNA contains:
- the rpsP gene encoding 30S ribosomal protein S16, with translation MATHIRLRRLGAKKRPTYRFVATDSRMPRDGRFLEILGQYNPIEKPARVKINEERITYWLDQGAVPSDTVINLLKQIGFMKKYETVKRGGDISTLVVAETITERPKKRKKTKGVKETKAEA, from the coding sequence TTGGCAACACACATTCGACTGAGACGGCTGGGCGCTAAGAAGAGACCTACTTATCGTTTTGTAGCGACCGATTCTCGTATGCCTCGCGACGGAAGATTTCTGGAGATTCTGGGTCAGTACAACCCGATCGAGAAACCGGCCCGGGTCAAGATAAATGAAGAGCGGATTACCTACTGGCTTGACCAGGGGGCGGTCCCGTCCGACACCGTTATCAATCTTCTCAAGCAGATTGGCTTCATGAAGAAGTATGAGACGGTCAAGAGGGGGGGAGATATCTCGACCCTGGTGGTAGCGGAGACGATTACCGAGCGCCCCAAGAAACGCAAGAAGACCAAAGGCGTAAAAGAGACAAAGGCGGAAGCCTGA